The following nucleotide sequence is from Aspergillus nidulans FGSC A4 chromosome I.
tcgtcttcaccaAGTGCAGAACGCTTTTTGGACACTGGCCTGCCCCGAGCACCATTTACTGGTTTCGCCAAGGGATCAAAATCATCgctgtcatcgtcatcttcttcctctttatAATCGTCGTTCCCTTTGCCCGCCTTGCCATACTCGGTCGCAAAAATGTCGTCATCACCCAGCTTTTCGTCGTCAAGACGCACAGTAGCCTTGTTCGTGTCACGGCGAGACCCAGCTCTGGTTGCGTCTTTCTGCTCCGCAGTCCCCACGGTAGCTTCTGGACTCTCCGTCTTCGTAGCGCTACTTTTGGATGGTTTGTTATTGGTATCTGCGTTACTGGATTTAGTTcgtcctttcttcttgctaGATGCGAAATAGTCCGAGGCCGTCGTAGGTTCGCCTTCTGGCACTGCAGGCTTCCTTCGGTCATGCGTTAGTGGACGAAGCTGTAATTCGACTAAAAGAGCCTTACGACTTGCTCGAAGGCTTAGCTCTGGAGACCGGGGCATCGGTCACCacgacatcatcgtcatcctcgctgtCATTGACAACCTTCCTGCCACCTGTAACTTTGTCAATGCAATGGTCCATGTGCTATAGATTTCCGCGAATCGTACGCTTATTGCGGGCTGGGGTCTGTTTCTATAGCGAAGTTAACAGCCATCCATCAGACTAAGCAGGAGCAAAATACTGGGCATAAATTAAGCATTGGCGATCATACACATACCTCTTTTTTTGCAGGCGGTTTCGTAGGAGACGAGGCGGAGCCTTGGCTCGACTTGCCACCAAAGAAACTCCTGATATCAGCCGGCATGATATTCacatgaaaagaagaagtttcAGGAGGTGAAGCCTGCAGATTTCTGAATTTGGAGCCAGGCCGGCTGGTCTTTACACAAGACAGTCTCAATTTATGACAGCCTCGGGCCTCAGCGTAGCAGTTAGGCAACGCGACGCGCCTACCTGCCTAGAGCTGTGACGCGATTAAATTAGCTTATGTAATCAACTTATCTGAGTTACACGTGACTGGCCTCTATTCGGCGCGGAACGGAAAAACGCTCAAGAGGGAGTGCCGAGAATCAGAAAGTCTGCGGTTTCTCGGTGTTGCTCCATTCCGCTGAAGGCAAGCGTCGTGAATTACAATGGGGTCGCATCTCAAATATCTTGCACGGCCGCAATTTGCGTGCCTTCAGCCAACATGTATGGACCATCCAAAGAATTCTGCCGCTAAACTGATGCATCTTCCAGCACTAGGTCTGCGAACATCTGTACCCTTCCTTCCGCTGTCACGATGCTTCTCTACGACTTCGCCGGCTCTCGACTGGCTTACTCCCAAGATGGCGGAAACCTCAAAGTCGCCCAAGGGTCGTCCACATGTCCCGACCGGAGGATCATCACGAGGCACAACAGTAGTGTGGGGAGATTATGGACTACGGATGAAAGACCACGACCGCCGGTTGCCGGCTGCTTCCCTCAAGATTGCAGAAGAAACCATCAAGAGACGTTTGCGAGGAATGAATTACACTCTGTACAAGCGCGTGAGTGCCAACATTGGTGTCTACACCAAGGGTAATGAGCAGCGTATGGGTAAAGGAAAGGGTAAATTCGACTACTGGACTGCGAAGGTTGCTGTCAGCAGGATTGTCTTCGAGCTCAAGGGCGATATTCACGAGAAAGTTGCAAGGGAAGCGTTCCGTCTTGCAGGTCACAAGCTACCCGGTATGTTTTAGAGTTGcattaaaaaaaaaagtgagCGCAAGTCATTGATTTATATACAGGTCTCTGGGAATTTGTGAATAAAGGTGATCCACCAGTTGTTGGCCTTACGAAGCTCGGCAATGGTGTCACATTGGAGAGCTTGAAGCGAGCTCGAAGAAACCCACCTCTAGGAACGGACAAATTGTCTAAACCCCCGAAGTCCACGTCCTCAAGCCCATCGGCATCGCAATAGACCCGATATATCATTCAAACTATTAACTTTCCCTGGTTCAAGCATCTACGCACCAATCCCAGAGCCAGGCCCATACCCTTGTTCTCTCCTAGACTTGGCGGCATCATGTTCGGTTTCGTCCTAGTATCATGTATATTACCATTAGCTTCGCGCACTCTTGTTTTATCGCCAACTACGAAGATGTCATATAAAGGAGTTTATAGGAAAGGGAATATACCGAACTCTCGTTGGTATATCCAGTTATGCCAGAGGTGCGCTCTCCAAGCTCGAGCTTGTGCGCCAATTTAGAATCCTCCCTTTTCGCCTTTGCCTCGCTATGATCGCCGGCGAGTGTAGTTCTCGTTTGACTTTTGGTGTGTGGGAGGTTGTCTAGAAACGATCAGGAGCGGGGTTTTGCGTAGATAAAGGACAGTGAGACCTACAACCTAGCTGTCCAGTCTGTTTCTCTGGTGTCTTGCTAAACTGCCGGACCCCTTCATACCTATATAGTTTTTAATGAATGTCCAATAGCTTCTGAAGTCTTGTCAAACTCACTGTGTTTGTTCGCCGCCAGCCTCGATATCCATAAGTTTAGTGTCGGTCATTATGAATTGCTATATCACAAGTAGATCCAGGAGTCAGATGGATTGAATGAGCCTTGATTGTGAGCGATTGTAAACTGTTCTTCAATGGCCTGAGCGAGGTTGAGGACGAGGTGCTCCTGATATACGTACTTCGAAATTATGACGTAGACACTTCTACTCAGCCTTTCTCTACCTGACCTACCTCGCTTTCCCAAATGTGAGATCTGAAATATTTCTTTACTACTCACTGCACTCTTCACTCATCGATGCCATCATGCAAACTAGAACTGAGGTTCACTATTTTTGTATTTTTGTATTCAGTGATCAGAGACCTTAAACGTCACGTCACAAAGTTTCTGCTCAATGAGCACAAAACACCATTTACGGCATGCCCACTTCGTTGAGCAGGCGAGTTTGAATCAGAGCTTAGATTAAATAATGCGCTTGAGTTTCCACATGCTATACCTAAGGCCCACAACACTTAAATGAGTGCTTCAGATTCGCACTTGGTTAGCACAACTTTCTGCTTGAATAGGTTACGTTCCAGACTTGCCTAGGCTGTCATATGTCAGTCTGGAGCCATGGAGCGTACCTGAGATGAAACATTTGGCAAAATGTTCTTCGATTTTTCCGTACTGAATATGGACGCATGGATATGTCGAATTGTCATAGCCCTCTTCTTAAATCATGGACACCGAAATACTCACTTTGCGGTACTCTGCTTGTGGCTTCTCCTGCAGAATAACAGCAATCGGGTTTTAGGCGCCTACAGCGCGTAGTTGAAAGCATGGGGCCGTAGTGGATAGCTCAGTAGCAACGCAAGAGTCTCAATTAATGTACAAGACTATTAAAATCAGAGCTTTTCCGGCTTGTCTCTTGTTTATTCATCGACTTGGCATAACGATAGAAGATGTAAGTCCCTATGAGTTAAGTTGACGTATTGTACTGAAGCAGTAGAGTATATTGAGAGCGACTCCCCTTATGCCACGCTTTGACTGTTGCTGAGTTGATTTGGGGGGAAATGTAAGGCATGTATGTCTCCGGGAATTTGAGTCGGTTGTAGATATGACAGGATTGTACAGAAGCAAGAGGTTCATAGAATATTAGTATATCATTAATCTTCTCATAGTCCGTTTGATCATTTTAAAAGTCCATGCCCATAAGGTAACTGCGTGGAGTAAGTTAGATAATGTTCACTCTAGAAACGTAAGTACAAACCTTTCATATATACGCATGAACTTGGCAACAAAAGCCTCGAGATGAAATATTACTTTCTGTTCTGAGTCAGCTttgacatcatcaacaactCAATGGAACCCTTACACTACCCTGAGTGATTCTGTGCTCGTAAAAAGCAGACCACTTGATTACTTCAGGTTTCAGGGTGTCGTCAATCTTGGCGATCAATTTGAATGTCAGTGTCTAGACATGGTTAGTAGATTCGCCGTTTTCCATAATCAGCTAACAGACCTTGAGGATCGTCGTAGCCGGTATACAGTGGGTTAACAGATCATATAACCTGGCACGGACTTGTAACAGTCtagccggtgacctctccgCAAGAATCTCTTCCGCGATCACCGAGATAAGAGCTTCCCAGTCAGGTGGTGGAATGGGTGTATCATCCGATACTTTCTCACTACGGAGAACCTTATTAGCTCCACAGAGCAGAGGGAGTCAAGAAGCATACCTCTGAGCATAAATAGCCTCGAACATAAGCAGCGCACGACGGAGA
It contains:
- a CDS encoding mitochondrial 54S ribosomal protein YmL47 (transcript_id=CADANIAT00006687), with translation MGSHLKYLARPQFACLQPTCMDHPKNSAAKLMHLPALGLRTSVPFLPLSRCFSTTSPALDWLTPKMAETSKSPKGRPHVPTGGSSRGTTVVWGDYGLRMKDHDRRLPAASLKIAEETIKRRLRGMNYTLYKRVSANIGVYTKGNEQRMGKGKGKFDYWTAKVAVSRIVFELKGDIHEKVAREAFRLAGHKLPGLWEFVNKGDPPVVGLTKLGNGVTLESLKRARRNPPLGTDKLSKPPKSTSSSPSASQ
- a CDS encoding uncharacterized protein (transcript_id=CADANIAT00006688), which gives rise to MTDTKLMDIEAGGEQTQYEGVRQFSKTPEKQTGQLGYNLPHTKSQTRTTLAGDHSEAKAKREDSKLAHKLELGERTSGITGYTNESSDETEHDAAKSRREQGYGPGSGIGA